From the genome of Phyllostomus discolor isolate MPI-MPIP mPhyDis1 chromosome 12, mPhyDis1.pri.v3, whole genome shotgun sequence, one region includes:
- the LOC118497679 gene encoding formyl peptide receptor-related sequence 4-like: protein MEGPSETRRPAPLGVLCPPGAALFLCYSLAALASYLLEVASHVLVIRVAGPCLPPMLSAAWFGHQAITDVAFMVLLPLVLTWTPSGWPLGGTFCHLDPGLAFLTFYASGRLLTRAAADCCCWALWPAWALSHRSARQVVLWAGGFWLLLLVLGVRALRAPRGWVAQGELPNGTSSQEPPPLSPDLALNQLVFGFGVPLGVLRAFHSLLKAKLCLARLTGRPPLLGLPWALGTMLFLCWFPFHLLLLVRLLGAREAGLGTEEVWVLLGPLGLTLVGASGCLNPLLYWCGHQSFRWWLLGPLVPPAQVEGLRRRQGRALGMETRPSCESLRESPEGLQRGGGGGLATCPSSGEWGTLM from the coding sequence ATGGAAGGCCCTTCAGAGACTCGGCGGCCGGCACCCCTTGGAGTCCTGTGCCCACCAGGTGCTGCCCTCTTCCTCTGCTACTCCCTGGCTGCCCTTGCCTCCTACCTGCTGGAGGTGGCCAGCCATGTCCTGGTGATCCGAGTGGccgggccctgcctgcctcccatgcTCTCAGCTGCCTGGTTCGGCCACCAAGCCATAACCGACGTTGCCTTCATGGTCCTCCTGCCGCTGGTCCTCACCTGGACACCTTCCGGCTGGCCCCTGGGTGGCACCTTCTGCCACCTGGACCCCGGCCTCGCCTTCCTGACCTTCTATGCCAGTGGCCGCCTGCTGACCCGTGCGGCTGCTgactgctgctgctgggctctcTGGCCAGCCTGGGCGCTGAGCCACCGCTCCGCCCGCCAGGTGGTTCTCTGGGCCGGTGGCTTCTGGCTCCTCCTGCTGGTCCTGGGCGTGCGGGCCCTGCGAGCCCCTCGGGGCTGGGTGGCCCAGGGTGAGCTTCCTAATGGGACCTCCTCCCAGGAGCCGCCCCCCCTCTCCCCCGACCTGGCACTGAATCAGCTGGTATTTGGCTTCGGGGTGCCTCTGGGGGTCCTGCGTGCCTTCCACAGCCTTTTGAAGGCCAAGCTGTGCCTGGCAAGGCTCACGGGGAGGCCCCCGCtgctggggctgccctgggccttgGGGACCATGTTGTTTCTCTGCTGGTTCCCcttccacctgctgctgctggtgaggctgctgggggctcgggaggccgggctgggcacagaggaggTCTGGGTGCTGCTCGGGCCCCTGGGGCTCACCCTGGTGGGGGCCAGCGGCTGCCTCAACCCTCTGCTGTACTGGTGTGGGCACCAGAGCTTCAGGTGGTGGCTGCTCGGGCCCCTTGTTCCTCCTGCCCAGGTGGAGGGTCTGAGGAGGAGACAGGGCCGGGCGCTGGGGATGGAGACCCGGCCCTCCTGTGAGAGTCTGAGGGAAAGTCCTGAGGGGTTGCAgcgagggggaggagggggtctTGCCACCTGTCCATCCTCTGGAGAATGGGGGACGTTGATGTAG
- the ACP4 gene encoding testicular acid phosphatase has translation MAGPGFQGHPAGPLLLLLLLLPQGLTEGPLVFVAVVFRHGDRAPLASYPTDPHKEVASSLWPRGLGQLTSEGVRQQLELGRFLRSRYEAFLSPEYQREEVYVRSTDFDRTLESAQANLAGLFPEAAPGRPEAAWRPIPVHTVPATEDKLLRFPTRSCPRYRELLREATEAAEYQMALEGWTDFLTHLENCTGLSLVGEPLRRAWKVLDTLMCQQAHGLPLPTWASPDVLRTLAQISALDIGAHVGPPRAAEKAQLTGGILLDAILANFSRVQRLGLPLKLVMYSAHDSTLLALQGALGLYDGHTPPYAACLGFEFRRHLGDQDGDEGNVTVSLFYRNDSAGAPLNLGLPGCPAPCPLGRFRQLTAPARPPARGVPCHSSHEPAAPTAAVVPLLAGAVAVLAALSLGLGLLAWRPGCLRAWGDPV, from the exons ATGGCCGGGCCAGGGTTTCAGGGCCACCCTGCCGGacctctcctgctcctgctgctgctcctgccccagggcctgacAGAAGGACCCCTGGTGTTCGTGGCTGTG GTGTTCCGCCATGGCGACCGGGCCCCGCTGGCCTCCTACCCCACTGACCCGCACAAGGAGGTGGCCTCCAGCCTGTGGCCGAGAGGCCTGGGCCAGCTGACCTCG gagggggtccGCCAGCAGCTGGAGCTGGGTCGCTTCCTGAGGAGTCGCTATGAGGCCTTTCTCAGCCCTGAGTACCAGCGGGAGGAG gtgtACGTCCGCAGCACCGACTTCGATCGGACGCTGGAGAGCGCGCAGGCCAACCTGGCGGGGCTATTCCCCGAAGCTGCCCCGGGGCGCCCAGAGGCCGCCTGGAGGCCCATCCCTGTGCACACAGTGCCTGCCACTGAGGACAAG CTGCTGAGGTTCCCCACGCGCAGCTGTCCCCGATACCGCGAGCTGCTGCGTGAGGCCACGGAGGCTGCCGAGTACCAGATGGCCCTGGAGGGCTGGACG GACTTCCTGACTCACCTGGAGAACTGCACGGGGCTGTCGTTGGTTGGGGAGCCGCTCCGCAGGGCGTGGAAGGTTCTGGACACCCTGATGTGCCAG CAAGCCCACGGTCTCCCCCTCCCAACCTGGGCCTCCCCGGACGTCCTGCGGACACTGGCCCAGATCTCTGCTTTGGATATTGGGGCCCATGTGGGCCCACCCCGGGCGGCAGAGAAGGCCCAGCTGACAGGGG GGATCCTGCTGGACGCCATCCTGGCTAACTTCTCTCGGGTCCAGCGCCTGGGGCTGCCTCTCAAGTTGGTTATGTACTCGGCT CACGACAGCACCCTGCTGGCCCTCCAGGGCGCCCTGGGCCTCTACGACGGCCACACCCCGCCCTACGCCGCCTGCCTCGGCTTCGAGTTCCGGAGGCACCTCGGGGACCAGGACGGAGACGAGGG GAACGTCACCGTCTCCCTGTTCTACCGCAACGACTCCGCCGGCGCGCCCCTGAACCTCGGCCTCCCCGGGTGCCCAGCGCCCTGCCCGCTGGGCCGCTTCCGCCAGCTGACTGCCCCGGCCCGGCCTCCGGCTCGCGGGGTCCCCTGCCACAGCTCCCACGAGCCTGCCGCTCCCACGG CCGCTGTGGTGCCTCTGCTGGCTGGGGCTGTGGCCGTGCTGGCGGCGctcagcctggggctgggcctgctggccTGGAGACCCGGCTGCCTGCGGGCCTGGGGAGACCCGGTGTGA
- the LOC114511188 gene encoding Friend virus susceptibility protein 1-like isoform X3, with product MTTTMATRALAPTEVGLGDDYKYTELLAISQRFKQSPNEPMTAWILRVYDQGGSALALTAQELTLLGTLTSDAVFNYHCKGLQGSCKMLLTWLLQAWRQRWKSFLHFEGAELPFRPWATMEEGIQLIRELGMLAWIYHEPASPPTPEDLPFTHHLQQHLLMAAPPELRVTLVSVLVKGMTVLEAVMQIRAIADIGLLWRHNQPGRAKLMLGPNPTRKDLLCWLLSHGMPKEKVYKQPTRVLLELYVKEAKGCQSHLAYVLGEEQPEPYSDQACGEEQHMCPD from the coding sequence ATGACCACGACCATGGCCACAAGAGCGCTGGCACCCAccgaggtggggctgggggacgaCTACAAGTACACTGAGCTCCTGGCCATCTCGCAGCGCTTCAAGCAGAGCCCCAATGAGCCCATGACCGCCTGGATCCTGCGTGTGTACGACCAAGGTGGCTCAGCCCTGGCCCTGACCGCCCAGGAGCTGACACTTCTGGGCACCCTGACCAGCGATGCTGTCTTCAACTACCACTGCAAGGGCCTGCAGGGCAGCTGTAAGATGCTGCTCACCTGGCTGCTGCAGGCCTGGCGCCAGCGCTGGAAGTCCTTCCTGCACTTTGAGGGCGCCGAGCTGCCCTTCCGGCCCTGGGCCACCATGGAGGAGGGCATCCAGCTGATTCGAGAGCTGGGCATGCTGGCCTGGATCTACCACGAACCCGCCTCGCCCCCTACACCCGAGGACTTGCCCTTCACCCACCACCTGCAGCAGCACCTGCTGATGGCTGCACCCCCTGAGCTGCGGGTCACGCTGGTCAGCGTGCTCGTCAAGGGCATGACAGTGCTGGAGGCGGTGATGCAGATCCGGGCCATCGCCGACATCGGCCTGCTCTGGCGCCACAATCAGCCAGGCCGCGCCAAGCTCATGCTGGGACCCAACCCAACTCGCAAGGACCTCCTGTGTTGGCTCCTGAGCCACGGCATGCCCAAGGAGAAGGTGTACAAGCAGCCCACCAGGGTCCTCCTGGAACTGTACGTCAAAGAGGCTAAGGGCTGCCAGAGCCACCTGGCCTACGTGCTGGGGGAGGAGCAGCCCGAGCCCTACTCGGACCAGGCCTGTGGCGAGGAGCagcacatgtgccctgactag